A DNA window from Streptococcus sp. LPB0220 contains the following coding sequences:
- a CDS encoding FtsW/RodA/SpoVE family cell cycle protein, whose amino-acid sequence MKKHHFWTIHLDYSIIGIVFTLLMIGILSVYVAVSHDYPQMVWPFLGQQLAWIGVGCIICLIVTIFSTKFLWKITPFLYLLGLALMVLPLVFYNPNLVASTGAKNWVAYGNITLFQPSEFMKIPFILMLSRSIVRFLQRNKGRERLLRQDWFLILELTIYTIPVFALLALQQDLGTALVFLAIFAGLVLVSGVSWKIILPVILLLAGGLAGFLFLFLSEGGRAFLHQQVGMPTYQMNRILAWLNPFDYAQTTTYQQAQGQLAIASGGLFGQGFNVSNLLVPVRESDMIFTVVAEDFGFVGALVLLILYVTLIYRILKITLQSNNQFYTYISIGFIMMLVFHIFENVGAVTGLLPLTGIPLPFISQGGSSIISNMIGIGLVLSIYNHSSKKKGPEEEVPIRKKVVLKKAQ is encoded by the coding sequence ATGAAGAAACATCATTTTTGGACGATCCACCTGGATTATTCGATCATTGGAATTGTCTTCACCCTACTTATGATTGGGATCTTATCCGTTTATGTGGCAGTTTCTCATGATTATCCCCAAATGGTGTGGCCTTTTTTGGGGCAGCAATTGGCCTGGATTGGTGTGGGATGTATCATTTGCCTGATTGTGACGATTTTTAGTACGAAATTTCTTTGGAAAATCACTCCCTTTCTTTACCTACTAGGCTTGGCCTTGATGGTTCTTCCTCTTGTTTTTTATAATCCCAACTTGGTGGCTTCAACAGGAGCTAAAAACTGGGTGGCTTATGGGAACATCACCTTATTTCAGCCCTCAGAATTTATGAAGATCCCCTTCATCCTGATGCTGTCACGCTCTATTGTCCGATTTTTGCAAAGAAATAAGGGGCGTGAGCGATTATTACGACAAGATTGGTTTTTGATTCTAGAGTTGACCATCTATACGATTCCGGTCTTTGCCTTATTGGCTCTCCAACAGGACTTGGGAACGGCCTTAGTATTCTTGGCCATTTTTGCGGGCTTAGTGCTCGTTTCAGGAGTTTCCTGGAAAATTATCTTGCCGGTCATCTTGCTTCTGGCAGGTGGATTAGCAGGCTTTCTCTTCCTCTTTCTTTCAGAAGGGGGGCGAGCTTTTCTGCACCAGCAAGTAGGGATGCCAACCTACCAAATGAACCGTATTTTAGCCTGGTTAAATCCTTTTGACTATGCACAAACAACCACCTACCAGCAGGCGCAAGGACAGCTAGCCATTGCCAGTGGTGGACTCTTTGGTCAAGGATTTAATGTATCTAATTTATTGGTTCCCGTAAGGGAAAGTGATATGATTTTTACAGTCGTCGCAGAAGACTTTGGCTTTGTTGGAGCTCTGGTGCTGTTGATTTTATATGTGACCCTGATTTACCGTATTTTAAAAATCACCCTCCAGTCCAACAACCAATTTTATACCTATATTTCCATTGGATTTATTATGATGCTGGTCTTTCATATTTTTGAAAATGTCGGAGCGGTAACGGGCCTTCTCCCCTTGACGGGGATTCCTCTCCCCTTTATCTCACAAGGAGGTTCCTCTATTATTAGTAATATGATTGGTATTGGCCTAGTACTCTCAATATATAATCATAGTAGTAAAAAGAAAGGACCAGAAGAAGAGGTTCCAATCCGTAAAAAAGTAGTCCTTAAAAAGGCGCAATAG
- a CDS encoding YeiH family protein, translated as MKNKGFGLAIAFVLALCAMLLGTFFPIIGSSVFALILGIVLNELVDLPENSRPGLNWSGKKLLQYSIIFMGFSLPIATVASTGLSSLKISLPTITVAFLAAMIFGRVFHLKSHLRTLIGFGTAICGGSAIAAAAPIIEADEEEIALSMSTIFFFNILAVFIFPVLGHLWHMSNFQFGLWSGTAINDTSSVVAAAFSYSKAAGEMATIVKLTRALMIVPVCLGLIGLKWYRSKQQGRNKGMLKKIIPWFIIWFIVASILSSIGLVPKVVLPYLKDLSHLFMAMALVGIGSKVSWKQFRSAGAAPLLVGLIAWFCVAGSSLILQMLFY; from the coding sequence ATGAAAAATAAAGGATTTGGACTTGCAATTGCATTTGTACTGGCTCTTTGTGCCATGTTATTGGGAACTTTCTTTCCCATCATTGGCTCCAGTGTCTTTGCTTTGATTTTAGGAATTGTCCTCAATGAATTAGTAGATTTGCCAGAGAATTCACGACCAGGACTGAACTGGTCCGGTAAGAAATTATTGCAGTATTCGATTATCTTCATGGGATTTAGCTTGCCGATTGCGACGGTTGCCTCTACCGGCTTGTCTTCTTTGAAGATTAGTCTGCCAACGATAACAGTTGCCTTTCTTGCAGCGATGATCTTTGGGAGAGTCTTCCATCTGAAATCTCATCTACGGACCTTAATTGGATTTGGAACGGCTATTTGTGGTGGATCTGCTATCGCAGCAGCTGCTCCGATCATTGAAGCAGACGAAGAGGAAATTGCCTTATCTATGTCAACTATCTTCTTCTTCAACATTCTGGCTGTCTTTATCTTTCCAGTATTAGGGCATTTATGGCATATGTCTAATTTTCAATTTGGCCTCTGGTCAGGAACAGCTATTAACGATACGTCATCAGTTGTAGCAGCAGCATTTTCTTATAGTAAGGCGGCGGGTGAAATGGCGACCATTGTTAAGTTGACACGCGCCCTGATGATTGTACCAGTTTGTTTGGGCTTGATCGGTTTAAAATGGTATCGGAGCAAGCAACAAGGAAGAAACAAAGGAATGTTAAAGAAAATTATTCCTTGGTTCATCATTTGGTTTATTGTGGCTTCTATTCTTTCATCTATCGGCTTGGTACCTAAAGTGGTTCTTCCTTACCTAAAGGACCTTTCTCACCTCTTTATGGCCATGGCCTTGGTTGGAATCGGAAGCAAGGTTTCTTGGAAACAGTTCCGTTCGGCTGGAGCAGCCCCCCTTCTGGTAGGTTTGATTGCTTGGTTCTGTGTGGCAGGATCTAGCTTGATTCTACAGATGTTGTTCTATTAA
- a CDS encoding bifunctional DnaQ family exonuclease/ATP-dependent helicase, whose translation MTRQKRKYAIVDLEATSAGSNAKIIQVGIVIIEDGRITQSYETDVNPHERLDEHIKQLTGLTDARLKKAPEFAQVAKEIFELIEDAVFVAHNVKFDANLLAEALFWEGFELTTPRIDTVELSQIFYPTLERYNLGALAAELEIELHHAHSALADAMATAQLLLKLREKIASLPRGLIEKLLSMADCLIYESRLLIEDALEDSSLFLPAHLVEVHGLYLRKPQQFLESRHLSEQFELNMQLLGMEAYPEQREFVAYIEDSLQQPLPSFIEAPTGIGKTYAYLLTLLAKTSKRILVSVPTKILQDQIMKKEGKTIQDLFQIPFHSLKSPKDYIQLDKFYEALQGESDNGMIRRFKMQLLVWLTMTETGEFSEIGQLYRHLHFVSEICHDGQLSKRSLFYQEDFWRLGQEKVKTSRVILTNHAYLLTRLEDDKSLLQESVLVVDEAQKLFFALEQFSQREENLQSLLLGLQHAIEEEKDLLQRRLLESIQFELNACSKEVVQGKTAILSDQTVAKIRQDVSELKNESLENLRELFDERYQTFWMDKEVVESHQILRLHGGVEDLLSFKEFVPEEVPVLFVSATIAISKKVHLPALLGYQEQQIYRVPITVKQHQELLVPIDFPDVVSLSSVEYAGEICQLIDELFPLRKPIFLLFTSKELLLETSNALKFPHLAQYRNGDAANIKRRFDRGETSILLGTGSFWEGVDFSQQKEVIQIITRLPFDNPKDYMVQKLNTQLREQGKNPFYDYSLPVAILRLKQAIGRTSRFQDQESLVLLLDQRVVTKRYGKQILDGLQQVLPLHTTVRERLVEQAADFFERN comes from the coding sequence ATGACAAGACAGAAACGGAAATATGCCATTGTGGATCTGGAAGCGACCAGTGCTGGAAGCAATGCTAAGATCATTCAGGTTGGGATTGTCATCATCGAAGATGGGAGGATTACGCAATCCTATGAGACGGATGTGAATCCCCATGAACGATTGGATGAGCATATCAAACAATTGACTGGCCTGACAGATGCTCGCTTGAAAAAAGCACCAGAGTTTGCACAAGTGGCAAAAGAAATTTTTGAATTAATAGAAGATGCCGTCTTTGTGGCCCATAATGTCAAATTTGATGCGAATTTATTGGCAGAAGCCCTCTTTTGGGAAGGATTTGAGCTAACGACTCCTCGGATTGATACGGTTGAATTGTCCCAAATTTTCTATCCGACTTTAGAACGCTACAATTTAGGAGCGCTTGCAGCTGAACTGGAAATTGAGTTGCACCATGCTCACTCCGCTTTAGCGGATGCTATGGCAACAGCCCAACTGCTGTTGAAATTGAGAGAGAAAATTGCGAGCTTACCGAGAGGATTGATCGAAAAACTTCTTTCGATGGCAGATTGTTTGATTTATGAATCACGACTCTTAATAGAAGATGCGCTTGAAGACAGTAGCCTTTTTTTACCAGCTCATTTAGTAGAAGTTCATGGTCTCTATCTGCGAAAGCCACAGCAGTTTTTAGAAAGTCGTCATTTGTCTGAACAGTTTGAACTCAATATGCAGCTGTTGGGAATGGAGGCTTATCCGGAGCAGAGAGAATTTGTTGCCTATATCGAGGATAGTTTGCAACAGCCACTTCCGAGTTTTATTGAAGCACCAACGGGTATTGGGAAGACTTACGCTTATCTATTAACGCTTTTGGCGAAAACCTCTAAGCGCATTCTTGTCAGTGTTCCCACTAAAATTCTTCAGGATCAAATTATGAAGAAGGAAGGAAAGACTATCCAAGATCTTTTCCAAATTCCCTTTCATAGCCTAAAAAGTCCCAAGGATTACATCCAACTTGATAAATTTTATGAGGCCTTACAGGGTGAGTCAGATAATGGGATGATTCGACGCTTTAAAATGCAACTCTTGGTTTGGCTGACGATGACAGAAACAGGAGAGTTCAGTGAAATTGGCCAACTCTATCGTCATCTTCATTTTGTTTCTGAGATATGCCACGACGGCCAATTGTCGAAGCGTTCACTTTTTTATCAGGAAGATTTTTGGCGCCTCGGCCAGGAAAAAGTGAAAACCAGCCGAGTAATTCTGACCAATCATGCCTATCTGTTAACTCGTCTAGAAGATGATAAGAGTCTACTTCAAGAATCTGTTCTGGTAGTGGATGAAGCGCAAAAACTCTTCTTTGCTTTAGAGCAGTTTTCACAGAGAGAAGAAAACTTGCAATCTCTTCTTCTAGGCTTGCAACACGCCATCGAAGAGGAAAAAGATCTTCTGCAAAGGCGTTTGCTGGAGAGTATTCAATTTGAGTTAAATGCCTGCTCTAAGGAAGTTGTACAAGGAAAAACAGCGATCTTATCTGATCAAACGGTAGCAAAAATTCGACAGGATGTCTCAGAATTAAAAAACGAATCATTAGAGAATCTAAGGGAATTGTTTGATGAGCGCTACCAAACCTTTTGGATGGACAAGGAAGTGGTCGAAAGCCACCAGATTCTTCGTCTCCATGGAGGAGTTGAGGACTTGCTATCCTTTAAGGAGTTTGTGCCTGAAGAAGTACCCGTGCTCTTTGTATCAGCGACGATCGCGATCAGCAAAAAGGTGCATTTACCTGCTCTTTTAGGATATCAAGAGCAGCAGATCTACCGGGTGCCAATAACAGTCAAACAACACCAGGAATTGCTGGTGCCGATAGATTTTCCAGATGTCGTTTCTCTATCTTCCGTGGAGTATGCAGGAGAGATTTGTCAGCTCATCGATGAACTTTTTCCTCTAAGAAAACCAATTTTTCTCTTGTTTACCTCAAAAGAATTGTTACTGGAGACGTCAAACGCCTTGAAGTTTCCTCATTTGGCCCAGTATCGAAATGGCGATGCAGCTAATATTAAGCGACGATTTGACCGAGGAGAAACCTCTATTTTATTGGGAACAGGAAGCTTTTGGGAGGGAGTCGATTTTTCCCAACAAAAAGAAGTGATTCAAATCATCACGCGCCTTCCTTTTGACAACCCTAAAGATTATATGGTTCAAAAGCTGAATACCCAACTCAGAGAACAGGGGAAAAATCCCTTTTATGACTATAGCCTTCCGGTCGCGATTTTAAGGCTCAAACAGGCTATTGGGAGAACCAGCCGTTTTCAAGACCAGGAATCGTTGGTCCTCTTATTGGATCAGCGGGTGGTGACCAAACGATATGGAAAACAAATTTTAGATGGCTTGCAGCAAGTGTTGCCCCTTCACACAACAGTGAGAGAGCGGCTTGTTGAGCAAGCAGCTGACTTTTTTGAAAGGAATTGA
- a CDS encoding MBL fold metallo-hydrolase: protein MKIYRTVNPVASENTYYLENDHSLILVDPGSDWATIQKQIDRIGKPIVAILLTHTHYDHIMSLEKVRQTYHFPPVYVHSAEASWLSSPVDNLSGLDRHADLEDVVCKEADFLYDIRSDYQIADFHFYVLETPGHSAGGVSIVFPEDHLVLSGDALFRETIGRTDLPTGNATQLLSSIREELFTLPSSYTVYPGHGPETSIGHEKMFNPFFRQS, encoded by the coding sequence ATGAAAATCTATCGTACTGTTAATCCTGTAGCTTCTGAAAATACCTACTACCTTGAAAATGACCACTCCCTCATTCTTGTCGATCCAGGTAGCGACTGGGCGACTATTCAAAAACAAATAGATCGCATCGGAAAACCAATTGTAGCGATTCTTTTAACCCATACGCATTACGATCACATTATGAGTCTTGAAAAGGTTCGTCAGACCTATCATTTCCCACCTGTTTATGTCCATTCAGCAGAAGCCAGTTGGTTGTCTTCTCCTGTCGATAATTTATCTGGTTTGGATCGTCATGCGGATTTAGAAGATGTGGTATGCAAGGAGGCCGACTTCCTTTATGACATTCGCTCCGATTACCAAATAGCCGATTTCCACTTTTATGTTCTGGAGACACCAGGCCACTCTGCAGGAGGAGTCTCTATCGTCTTTCCTGAGGATCACCTGGTTCTATCCGGTGACGCCCTTTTTCGCGAAACTATCGGACGGACCGATCTTCCGACAGGGAACGCGACACAGTTACTTAGCAGTATCAGAGAAGAGCTCTTTACCCTTCCATCTTCCTACACTGTCTATCCCGGTCATGGCCCTGAAACTTCTATTGGTCACGAGAAGATGTTCAATCCCTTCTTTAGACAATCCTAA
- the ftsX gene encoding permease-like cell division protein FtsX: MIRRFFRHLIESLKSLKRNGWMTIAAVSSVMITLSLVAIFASVIANTIKLSDDIQNSVRVVVYMRKDIQDQSEQIEKDGQTVTNENYHKVYDALTAMKHVDKVDFSSKEEQYDKLIKTAGNNWKIFDGDANPLYDAYYVETTAPKYVKQVSADAKKIEGVSEVKDGGVDTQRLFALGTFIRNWGLIGVALLIFIAVFLISNTIRITIISRSREIKIMRLVGAKNGYIRAPFLLEGAWIGLLGALVPSALVFYVYNVVYTSMNNNLADQNLYLYSPHLLVPIMVGGLFGLGILIGAIGSSISMRRFLKI, translated from the coding sequence ATGATTAGAAGATTTTTCCGACACTTAATCGAATCGCTTAAAAGCTTGAAACGAAATGGTTGGATGACGATTGCAGCGGTCAGCTCGGTTATGATTACCCTTAGTTTGGTTGCTATTTTCGCCTCAGTTATTGCCAATACCATCAAGCTTTCAGATGATATTCAAAACAGTGTGCGGGTTGTAGTATACATGCGCAAGGATATTCAAGATCAGAGCGAGCAGATTGAAAAAGACGGTCAAACCGTGACCAATGAAAACTACCATAAGGTCTACGATGCTCTGACAGCCATGAAGCATGTTGACAAGGTTGATTTTTCTAGCAAGGAAGAGCAGTATGATAAACTGATCAAAACGGCTGGGAACAACTGGAAGATTTTTGATGGAGATGCCAATCCTCTCTATGATGCTTATTATGTAGAGACAACAGCTCCTAAATATGTAAAGCAAGTTTCGGCTGATGCCAAAAAAATTGAAGGGGTCTCTGAAGTTAAAGATGGTGGGGTCGATACCCAACGCTTGTTTGCTCTTGGAACCTTCATCCGAAACTGGGGCTTGATTGGTGTAGCTTTATTGATCTTCATCGCAGTCTTCTTGATTTCAAATACCATTCGGATTACCATCATTTCACGTAGTCGTGAGATTAAGATTATGCGACTGGTAGGAGCAAAAAATGGCTATATTCGTGCACCATTCCTTTTAGAAGGTGCTTGGATCGGTCTTTTGGGAGCCTTGGTTCCTTCAGCTTTAGTCTTCTACGTTTATAATGTTGTCTATACATCTATGAACAATAATTTGGCAGATCAAAACTTGTATCTCTATAGTCCTCATCTCTTGGTACCGATCATGGTCGGTGGCCTCTTTGGATTAGGAATTTTGATTGGAGCGATTGGTTCTTCAATCTCCATGAGACGTTTTCTTAAGATATAA
- the ftsE gene encoding cell division ATP-binding protein FtsE has translation MSMIEMKDVVKKYDNGTTALRGVSVQIEPGEFAYIVGPSGAGKSTFIRLLYREVKHDKGSLKVADFDLDKIKKRDIPMLRRNVGVVFQDYKLLPKKTVYENIAYAMQVIGERRRNIKKRVMEVLDLVGLKHKVRSFPNELSGGEQQRIAIARAIVNNPKVLIADEPTGNLDPDNSWEIMNLLERINLQGTTVLMATHNSQIVNTLRHRVIAIENGRVVRDEAEGEYGYDD, from the coding sequence ATGTCAATGATTGAAATGAAAGATGTTGTCAAAAAGTATGACAACGGGACGACGGCCCTTCGCGGGGTCTCTGTCCAAATTGAACCAGGAGAATTTGCCTACATCGTAGGACCTTCTGGTGCAGGGAAGTCGACCTTTATTCGACTTTTATACCGTGAAGTCAAACACGATAAAGGAAGTTTGAAAGTAGCTGATTTTGATTTGGATAAAATCAAAAAACGCGATATTCCTATGTTGCGACGCAATGTGGGAGTGGTCTTCCAAGATTATAAATTGCTTCCAAAGAAAACCGTTTATGAAAATATTGCCTACGCTATGCAAGTTATCGGTGAGCGCCGTCGCAATATTAAAAAGCGTGTGATGGAAGTTTTGGATCTTGTCGGATTGAAACACAAGGTCCGCTCATTCCCGAATGAATTGTCCGGTGGGGAGCAACAACGGATTGCGATTGCTCGTGCGATCGTCAACAATCCGAAAGTCTTGATTGCGGATGAGCCAACGGGGAACTTGGACCCAGATAATTCATGGGAAATCATGAATCTTTTGGAGCGGATTAATCTGCAAGGGACCACAGTATTGATGGCGACCCACAATAGCCAGATTGTAAATACTTTACGTCACCGTGTCATCGCGATTGAAAATGGTCGTGTAGTGCGTGATGAAGCGGAAGGAGAGTACGGATACGATGATTAG
- the prfB gene encoding peptide chain release factor 2 (programmed frameshift) has translation MDISEIRQKIDANREKLASFRGSLDLEALEEEIAILENKMTEPDFWDDNIAAQKTSQELNELKQTYENFHQMVDLFDESEILLDFLAEDDSVKEELIDKLEELDKRMTSYEMTLLLSEPYDNNNAILEIHPGSGGTEAQDWGDMLLRMYTRFGNAHGFKVEVLDYQAGDEAGIKSVTLSFEGPHAYGLLKSEMGVHRLVRISPFDSAKRRHTSFTSVEVMPELDDTIEVEVRDDDIKMDTFRSGGAGGQNVNKVSTGVRLTHIPTGIVVASTVDRTQYGNRDRAMKMLQAKLYQLEQEKKAAEVDSLKGDKKEITWGSQIRSYVFTPYTMVKDHRTNYEVAQVDKVMDGDIDGFIDAYLKWRLQ, from the exons ATGGACATTTCAGAAATTCGTCAAAAAATTGACGCAAATCGTGAAAAATTAGCTTCTTTCAGGGGGTCTCTT GACTTAGAGGCATTGGAAGAAGAAATTGCCATTTTAGAAAATAAAATGACAGAACCTGATTTTTGGGATGATAACATTGCTGCGCAAAAGACATCTCAAGAATTAAATGAACTCAAACAGACCTATGAAAATTTCCATCAAATGGTGGATCTCTTTGATGAGTCAGAAATCTTACTGGACTTTTTGGCAGAAGACGATTCGGTCAAGGAAGAATTGATCGATAAGTTGGAGGAGCTGGATAAACGTATGACCAGCTATGAGATGACCTTGCTATTGTCTGAACCCTATGACAATAATAATGCCATCTTAGAAATCCACCCAGGTTCAGGAGGAACAGAAGCTCAGGACTGGGGCGACATGCTTCTTCGGATGTATACTCGTTTTGGGAATGCCCACGGCTTTAAAGTTGAAGTCTTGGACTATCAGGCTGGAGATGAGGCTGGAATCAAGTCTGTGACCCTATCCTTTGAAGGGCCACATGCATACGGTCTTCTGAAATCTGAAATGGGGGTACACCGTTTGGTTCGGATCTCTCCATTTGACTCCGCTAAACGTCGTCATACCTCCTTTACATCTGTTGAGGTCATGCCCGAATTAGACGATACCATCGAAGTCGAAGTTCGTGATGATGATATCAAGATGGACACCTTCCGCTCTGGTGGAGCTGGTGGACAAAACGTCAACAAGGTTTCTACAGGGGTGCGCTTGACCCACATTCCGACAGGGATTGTAGTGGCGTCCACCGTGGATCGGACCCAATACGGGAACCGTGATCGTGCGATGAAGATGTTGCAAGCTAAACTCTACCAATTAGAGCAAGAGAAAAAAGCAGCAGAAGTGGATTCTCTAAAAGGGGATAAAAAAGAAATCACCTGGGGAAGTCAAATCCGCTCCTATGTTTTTACCCCTTACACGATGGTTAAGGATCACCGGACCAACTACGAAGTAGCGCAGGTGGACAAGGTGATGGATGGAGATATCGATGGCTTTATCGATGCCTACCTTAAATGGCGTCTCCAATAA
- a CDS encoding metallophosphoesterase, producing the protein MTTVAFISDLHIDSNNFGKEELETLITLFKDKKIQHLHIAGDIANGFEKTSQEFLDQLQCHLPVTFSLGNHDMLGLSEEAMRPFEFQKISFSNHTLLAFSGWYDYSFVPTISPQKHLQTKNLFWFDRRLQRMGSDPAITQRLLQELEQELMRVDQPLIIAMHFVPHSQFLLRHPYFERFNAFLGSQAFHELFRQFPVKDVIFGHSHHRISDRKIDNITYHARPLGYVREWELCKQFFDAFPEYDFPKRYDPYKRYRRIKDLPEFKAYKKKQLAHEFSQTMTILEL; encoded by the coding sequence ATGACAACAGTAGCTTTTATATCCGATTTACATATTGATTCAAACAACTTCGGCAAAGAAGAATTAGAGACCCTGATCACTCTTTTCAAGGACAAAAAAATTCAACATCTCCATATTGCAGGAGATATTGCCAACGGCTTTGAAAAGACGTCACAGGAATTTTTAGACCAACTTCAATGTCACCTTCCAGTGACCTTTAGCCTAGGAAATCATGATATGCTGGGCCTATCAGAAGAAGCCATGAGACCTTTTGAATTTCAAAAAATCTCATTCTCCAATCATACGCTTCTTGCCTTTTCGGGCTGGTATGACTACAGCTTTGTTCCTACTATTTCTCCCCAAAAACATCTCCAAACCAAGAATCTGTTTTGGTTTGACAGACGCCTCCAACGAATGGGATCTGATCCAGCCATTACCCAACGTCTGTTGCAAGAACTGGAACAAGAGCTCATGCGTGTAGACCAACCCCTGATCATCGCCATGCACTTTGTTCCTCATAGTCAGTTTCTCCTGCGCCACCCTTATTTTGAACGCTTTAATGCTTTTCTAGGGAGCCAAGCCTTTCATGAGCTTTTTCGGCAATTCCCTGTCAAAGATGTCATATTTGGACACAGCCACCACAGAATTTCAGATAGGAAAATCGACAATATCACCTATCATGCCAGACCTTTAGGCTATGTCCGAGAATGGGAGCTTTGCAAACAATTTTTCGATGCTTTTCCTGAATATGATTTTCCAAAACGATACGATCCCTACAAACGCTATCGCAGAATCAAAGACCTCCCCGAATT